Proteins co-encoded in one Halorussus vallis genomic window:
- a CDS encoding TrmB family transcriptional regulator: MSIQRPTTPTPELPSNIQSPRAKLVYLYLHTATTASIDDLQAALNLQKITLYSILRTLRERELVEKRDGRFAVVER, translated from the coding sequence ATGAGCATTCAACGACCGACGACACCGACGCCGGAGTTGCCGAGTAACATACAATCACCGCGCGCGAAACTGGTCTACCTGTACCTGCACACGGCGACGACGGCGTCGATCGACGACCTCCAGGCGGCGCTCAACCTGCAGAAAATCACGCTGTACAGCATCCTTCGAACGCTACGCGAGCGCGAACTCGTGGAGAAGCGGGACGGGCGATTCGCGGTCGTCGAACGGTAG
- the cheB gene encoding chemotaxis-specific protein-glutamate methyltransferase CheB codes for MTKAVVVDDSHFMRTVISDILDDGGIDVVEQASDGERAVAAVADHEPDVVTMDVEMPRMNGIEAVEEIMATTPTPVVMLSAHTKDGAEATFEALEKGAVDFLAKPGGEVSTEISAHRETLVETVRSATRADLSSVAEPADADPTPGTIEPDHGYVENPTVVIGASTGGPRVVERVVSDLPREADLRVLVVQHMPDGFTERFAARLDRRSEYSVSEAEDGMRIGGGEAVVAKGGYHLAVAGYGRGRLRLRLTEDDPMHGVRPAIDVTMETAAEKISDPLTGVVLTGMGGDGAAGIEAIKAVDGATLAQNEETCSVFGIPARAIETGCVDRVLPADEISKAILTTISEDG; via the coding sequence ATGACGAAGGCAGTCGTCGTCGATGACTCCCACTTCATGCGGACGGTCATCTCCGACATTCTGGACGACGGCGGCATCGACGTCGTCGAGCAGGCCAGCGACGGCGAACGGGCCGTGGCGGCGGTGGCCGACCACGAACCGGACGTGGTGACGATGGACGTCGAGATGCCCCGGATGAACGGCATCGAGGCCGTCGAGGAGATCATGGCGACGACCCCCACGCCCGTGGTGATGCTGAGCGCCCACACGAAGGACGGGGCGGAGGCCACCTTCGAGGCGCTGGAGAAGGGCGCGGTCGACTTCCTCGCCAAGCCGGGCGGCGAAGTCTCGACCGAGATTTCGGCCCACCGGGAGACGCTGGTGGAGACGGTCCGGTCGGCGACCCGCGCCGACCTCTCGTCGGTCGCCGAACCGGCCGACGCCGACCCGACCCCGGGGACCATCGAACCCGACCACGGCTACGTCGAGAACCCGACCGTGGTCATCGGCGCGTCGACCGGCGGCCCGCGGGTTGTCGAGCGAGTCGTCTCCGACCTCCCCCGCGAGGCCGACCTCCGGGTGCTCGTCGTCCAGCACATGCCGGACGGCTTCACCGAGCGGTTCGCGGCGCGACTCGACCGCCGGAGCGAGTACTCGGTTTCGGAGGCCGAGGACGGGATGCGAATCGGCGGCGGCGAGGCCGTCGTCGCCAAGGGCGGCTACCACCTGGCGGTCGCCGGCTACGGTCGGGGTCGCCTGCGCCTTCGGCTCACGGAGGACGACCCGATGCACGGGGTGCGGCCCGCCATCGACGTGACGATGGAGACGGCCGCCGAGAAGATCTCGGACCCCCTGACCGGCGTCGTGCTGACCGGCATGGGCGGCGACGGCGCGGCGGGCATCGAGGCCATCAAGGCCGTCGACGGCGCGACCCTCGCCCAGAACGAGGAGACCTGCTCCGTGTTCGGCATCCCGGCGCGAGCCATCGAAACCGGCTGCGTCGACCGCGTGTTGCCGGCCGACGAGATCAGCAAGGCGATTCTGACGACTATCAGCGAGGACGGATAA
- a CDS encoding ubiquinol-cytochrome c reductase iron-sulfur subunit yields MATEPDDDKYPPESGRRRFVKGVVGSAALVGIGTAGAVSVNTATSPTGAGGGIVQYYGVENVAGPAPRGMPQIPIEIDSEGYLKGVWPEVKEVEEQGQTVTVAEMNLGGITYTSEWFQYCGVQTYPGVDPEADQDNFFRYAGSAPYEWQQQEVEPGAKVHVDDFSDYETWGNGIGVSGIGKPALATWRSQDVPASGTMPVQIIRSTNVEQLADQGEQWLQASTEQGFVANLDKCTHFCCVPAFKAYRDSAKFGAANEIYCQCHQSVYDPFSIVQLSFVALPRPEEN; encoded by the coding sequence ATGGCAACGGAACCGGACGACGACAAGTATCCGCCCGAATCGGGTCGAAGGCGTTTCGTGAAAGGCGTCGTCGGCAGCGCAGCACTAGTCGGTATCGGGACGGCCGGGGCGGTGAGCGTCAACACCGCGACCTCGCCGACCGGCGCCGGCGGGGGTATCGTCCAGTACTACGGCGTCGAGAACGTCGCGGGGCCGGCCCCGCGCGGGATGCCCCAGATTCCCATCGAGATCGACTCGGAGGGGTATCTGAAGGGCGTCTGGCCCGAGGTGAAGGAGGTCGAAGAGCAGGGACAGACGGTCACGGTCGCGGAGATGAACCTGGGCGGCATCACCTACACGAGCGAGTGGTTCCAGTACTGCGGCGTCCAGACGTATCCCGGCGTCGACCCCGAGGCCGACCAGGACAACTTCTTCCGATACGCCGGGTCGGCGCCCTACGAGTGGCAACAGCAGGAGGTCGAACCGGGAGCGAAGGTTCACGTCGACGACTTCAGCGACTACGAGACGTGGGGTAACGGTATCGGCGTAAGCGGTATCGGCAAGCCCGCGCTCGCGACCTGGCGCTCCCAGGACGTGCCCGCGAGCGGGACGATGCCGGTCCAGATAATCCGGAGTACGAACGTCGAACAGTTGGCCGACCAGGGCGAACAGTGGTTGCAGGCGAGCACGGAGCAGGGGTTCGTCGCTAACCTCGACAAGTGTACACACTTCTGTTGCGTGCCCGCGTTCAAGGCCTACCGCGACAGTGCGAAGTTCGGCGCGGCCAACGAGATCTACTGTCAGTGCCACCAGTCGGTGTACGACCCGTTCAGCATCGTGCAACTGTCGTTCGTGGCGCTCCCTCGCCCCGAGGAGAACTGA
- a CDS encoding chemotaxis protein CheW produces MYWAPMYQAESIMEAQETDPDAGETAAETPVDATVETRQVVEFRLGEDYCAIDIGEVDSIVEIKKVTRIPRTPDSIDGVMDLRGETTAIINPRTFLGVDGEAPASEEQNVLVLDRPDDKQKIGIRVDEVLEVATYTEHQIDTDDDLSNLDTRGIEEQVSRGIIRKPDDDGELDLVVWVDVDVIIGELK; encoded by the coding sequence ATGTACTGGGCTCCGATGTACCAAGCAGAGAGCATTATGGAGGCACAGGAGACGGACCCCGACGCGGGCGAGACCGCCGCCGAGACGCCCGTCGACGCCACCGTCGAAACTCGGCAGGTCGTGGAGTTTCGCCTCGGCGAGGACTACTGCGCGATCGACATCGGCGAGGTCGACAGCATCGTCGAGATAAAGAAGGTGACCCGTATCCCCCGGACGCCCGACTCCATCGACGGCGTGATGGACCTCCGCGGGGAGACGACCGCCATCATCAACCCCCGGACGTTCCTCGGCGTCGACGGCGAGGCGCCCGCGAGCGAAGAGCAGAACGTCCTGGTGTTGGACCGCCCCGACGACAAGCAGAAGATCGGCATCCGGGTCGACGAGGTGCTGGAGGTCGCGACCTACACCGAACACCAGATCGACACCGACGACGACCTCTCGAACCTCGACACCCGCGGCATCGAAGAGCAAGTCTCGCGGGGCATCATCCGCAAGCCCGACGACGACGGCGAACTCGACCTGGTCGTCTGGGTGGACGTCGACGTGATTATCGGCGAACTGAAATAG
- a CDS encoding DUF7500 family protein, translated as MCPTPDDGRDPDDRRPLSPDDLDIENEENVVPLDEGRYVIGTDDRPTVSPEALGGGSGAAESAGSATNEGGAGGGGSSDGSPGGDAGAPGSNGADAHAAVDSASVKRWLEDDLDSVSARYGFHVTAKAEDSIAHQQLFSDDVTTVFDGLLRWYAQQLTTETPVEDVLGILLTESDVRVRYTLSCLRAILEAYDLGPDDTIADLYDAVQDDRGMVFPPEDV; from the coding sequence ATGTGTCCGACGCCGGACGACGGTCGGGACCCCGATGACCGGCGGCCGCTCTCGCCCGACGACCTCGACATCGAGAACGAGGAGAACGTCGTCCCCCTAGATGAGGGCCGGTACGTCATCGGCACCGACGACCGTCCTACCGTCTCGCCGGAAGCGCTCGGAGGTGGTTCGGGCGCCGCCGAATCCGCCGGAAGCGCGACCAACGAGGGCGGGGCCGGCGGAGGCGGCTCCTCGGATGGCTCTCCGGGCGGCGACGCCGGCGCTCCCGGTTCGAACGGAGCCGACGCGCACGCGGCCGTCGACTCGGCGTCGGTTAAGCGATGGCTGGAGGACGACCTCGATAGCGTGAGCGCCCGGTACGGCTTCCACGTCACGGCGAAAGCCGAGGATTCGATTGCCCACCAGCAGCTGTTCTCCGACGACGTGACGACGGTGTTCGACGGCCTCCTCCGGTGGTACGCCCAGCAGTTGACCACCGAAACCCCGGTCGAGGACGTGCTCGGCATCCTACTCACCGAGTCCGACGTCCGGGTGCGCTACACGCTGTCGTGCCTGCGGGCCATCCTCGAAGCCTACGACCTCGGACCCGACGACACCATCGCCGACCTCTACGACGCCGTGCAGGACGACCGCGGAATGGTGTTTCCGCCCGAGGACGTCTGA
- the cheY gene encoding chemotaxis protein CheY, which translates to MAKNVLIVDDSEFMRNLLREILEEEFEIAGEAENGVEAVEMYNETQPNLVMMDIVMPIRDGIEATTEIKDNNPDSNVIMCTSIGQEEKMKKAIKAGADGYITKPFQKPSVMDAINDVISA; encoded by the coding sequence ATGGCAAAGAACGTACTAATCGTTGACGACTCAGAATTTATGCGGAATCTCCTTCGGGAAATTCTCGAAGAGGAGTTCGAGATAGCCGGAGAAGCAGAAAACGGGGTGGAGGCCGTCGAGATGTACAACGAGACCCAGCCGAACCTCGTGATGATGGACATCGTGATGCCGATCCGCGACGGCATCGAGGCCACCACCGAGATCAAGGACAACAACCCCGACTCGAACGTCATCATGTGTACGAGCATCGGGCAGGAAGAGAAGATGAAGAAGGCGATCAAGGCGGGCGCGGACGGCTACATCACGAAGCCCTTCCAGAAACCCAGCGTGATGGACGCCATCAACGACGTCATCTCCGCATGA
- a CDS encoding GNAT family N-acetyltransferase, whose translation MVSVEPATSRDVDALADRWVELAEGQRSFGSHLLAAANRSQVRAALARSVVGDDLLVARDEESADSGASEPSGDAIVGFVMFTVESSYYDQDVTRGVVQNIHVDPDRRGGGVGTALLAAAERALADRGVDIVALEVMADNEAARRFYRRRGYRPHRIELEKPVESDTLTKG comes from the coding sequence ATGGTTTCGGTCGAACCGGCGACGAGCCGCGACGTGGACGCCCTCGCCGACCGCTGGGTCGAACTCGCCGAGGGCCAGCGCTCGTTCGGCTCGCACCTCCTGGCGGCGGCGAACCGCTCGCAGGTCCGGGCGGCCCTCGCCCGGAGCGTCGTCGGCGACGACCTCCTCGTGGCCAGGGACGAGGAATCGGCCGACTCCGGGGCGTCCGAGCCGTCGGGGGACGCCATCGTCGGCTTCGTCATGTTCACCGTCGAGTCGAGCTACTACGACCAGGACGTAACGCGCGGCGTCGTCCAGAACATCCACGTCGACCCCGACCGCCGCGGGGGAGGGGTCGGAACGGCGCTGCTCGCGGCCGCCGAGCGGGCGCTCGCCGACCGCGGCGTCGACATCGTCGCGCTCGAAGTGATGGCCGACAACGAAGCCGCCCGGCGATTCTACCGGCGACGGGGCTATCGTCCGCACCGAATCGAGTTGGAAAAACCGGTCGAAAGCGATACGCTCACAAAGGGGTAG